aaccgccatgtttaaaaGAGATCATTTTatgcgtcccagtctgcatgaaaccatctctcacctttgtctcgagaagaccagacacgcgcggttcttaccttacgtttatgcctgtagaatctgttcaactgaaatgtcaattgcttgtaaaaaccagcatctcaGCTAGACGGcatttaagcctggttttcagtAACGAcgcaagcgcaagcacaagcagAAGTAGCTGATGCTAGCGAAAACGAACGTCGAGGTAAGCATCAAATCAACCACGGCAACCGCCACTTTGCTAAAATGCTCAGATGCGGTTCTTAGAAGGactgacactacaacactttatcacgtaacagcaatgtttttgtgccatgtgaaacatcaattattgctgaacaagatataGTCATTTTTGTCatgtaacaagttaccatggcaacaggaaaaccTTGCAGAAACACCCTATATATTTTagctttagttgcttatatctgaaaaacgaactttgTGACCCCAGTTTTTTTATTGCAAAGAAGTGATCAGCCAGCAAAGGTGAAACTCTCTTTAAAGGTTAAAAAATTCTATGGAGctgattcagagccaccttaaattttcaattaattaaggtggctctaaatccgctcgacagaatttttttttaactttgcagaaagtttcattctggcatgctgattacatttcagaaataaaaaatgggagttACCGAgtgtgtttttgagatatgagcagctaaagccaaaatgtGGCTTTTTTTTGCAGGGCTTTACTGTTGCCACAGTAATTTTTTACGtgacaaaaatgaccgaatctttttcagcaataattggtatttgatatggtaccataacgttGCGGTGAAGTGATAAAGTGATAATtatagtgtcaatccttctgataagaacgtttctttcaagtgttgaaactggtttgagccaccttaattaaaCAGACGCAACatatttccttgtgcttgcgctgcgttttgttttcacgCGACGCAAgggaacgcaagcataagcgcaaacAGCACAAGGAAAAGTAGTTGATTCTTGTGCTCAGTTTTTTGCGCTTGtccttatgcttgcgtcaacctcgtttgcacggtgaaataagcgctcttatacTTGCGCTTTCTGtttccgtcgctagtgaaaaccaggccttgataaacaaattaaacTAAATGTCTGCGTATCACattaaaatgaaataataaagGGGCGAAGTAGTGGTTAATTAataaaaaggaaacaagcaaTCTCATGGAAAACGGAATTGGAAATGGcatttgtttacccacggaacaccttactcaggagctcgttcaacgTGTGTTCGTGCATTCCGGAtagaattggaatttggcagtgttggtttttgaggagaggggaaaaccggagtacatacccggagaaaaacctctcggagcaaggagaCAACCTTAGCTAGCACACGGTGAATTCTTCATTAGTTTCTTCTCCCGTTTCCGGTTGTGTGTGAGTTACGCGGGCGCATACGCGGTAACTTCCGGCTTTTCCAGGAACAGAATGCTTGTTGTTTTTCTAGTCGTACTTTAGCAGTAGTCTCGGCAGAAATTCTTGTTCAACGTTTTAAAAGGTTGTTCATAGCAGGGAAATTATGGATGAGGCAAGCAAAGAAAGACTACGTAGACTTCGGATCCATATTTCACGAAGTATGAATGCAAGAATGGTAGTTGAAGGGCTCTATGCTGAAGGGATTTTGGACTTCGATGACCGAGAAGAAGTACTTGCTGAGACAACCACTCAGCACAAAGTGTTGAAGCTCTTGGATGTTCTACCTTTCAAGGGCCCACAAGCATTTAATGCGTTTTTGAAGGCTTTACGTACATTTGGTTACGAGTTTCTGGCGAATCAAATTCAATCTGAATTTTCAGGTAATTGATCATGATGGTCAATAACGTCAAACGTCCAGATTTTACCAAAAATTAATAAGTGTCGTGTTATCTAAGGATTTATGTTTTTTCCAAGTGTCTTGATCAAACATTTTAGCGTATTTCCTGTTGTTtgctgggttttttttgctAGTTTTCTGGAAATTTCCTCATAGGCCCCCACTTAATTATGCACACGCAAGGACGGTGTGTTAGTTAGACGTGTTAATTAATAAAGGAAagctttatttattccaaattgcacgagaaataTTATGAGATTCCTGTAAATTATTTACCAGAAGAAACGCTTGTGTATCTCACAATCAAGCAAAAATTGTGCCGCAAAAAAGATAACCtgagcattctgattggtcaacgaTCAAAGAAAATCCGATCACATTTGATTGCCCATCTGAGATTTTCTTTGAtcgttgaccaatcagaatgctcaGGTTATCTTTTTTTGCGCTGAAAATTTACTTCTTTTCTGCATTGTGTTACCTGGAAACTGCAATTCTCTttgccaatcagaatggagaaatTTTGTAATGACACTgtattattaacccattgaggagtaaaatcatctggcattagacgtCATGTCTCATtcccaggagtcagtgggttgaAACTTAAAAATTTGATTACACTTACTGTATCCTTCATAGCAAGCgcaaggggggtgggggaagcAAAGAGAAGTGAGTGACCAAGCCGCACGGAAAAGGGAACTGGGGTCACTCACTTTGCTTCCCTCTCCCCTTGCGCTTGGTATGCAGGCTAGAGCACAACTGCATTGAAGGGAAGCCAGTGGAGGCTACTTTAGGGACTAAAGGGTATTTTGAACAAACGGAAGAAGATATTGCGTGATGGGTTCATGGTCCTGGCTGAGTTGTAAGAGGAATAGAAAAgtttattttgattttcctaGACACGAGTCATTTAAAGAAGGTTCATACATCCCAGCACCTCATGTTTTAAAAAACGACCAAAAAATGATTAATGTAAAAAACAGAGACAATCACAGTGGAGACTGGTGGTGGGTTTCCTTGACGCCGCTGGTCACTTTTGGGCCTCCTCCTCAGACTTAGGGGTGGAACTCTTCTTGAAGTAACTAGTTGTCCACGTGTTAGTATAACTACCATCTTCCCTCCGGGCCAtgcaacatttttcattttaccCAATTAAGTATGAGCCCCTTGGAAATTACTAAGGTTAAGAGAAGGTTCAAGGCAATTACATGTTTGGTGATTGGGGAGAAGCATGACAGTGCTCATCCTGAAtttcatcaccatcatcattatcaactgtaaaaaaactgaaataaacaTAATATTGTCCTATAGGTGATGCAACTGGGAATAATGAAAGGAAACCAACCTCCTTTGGTATTCCAAAAAAGGTGCCTAAGTTCATTGGAAGGGAAGACATCTGTGAGAATATTTTAAGTTTGCTGATATCCTGTGGTGATGATGCCACCAGCCTTATATCATTAGTTGCTCCACCTGGATTTGGCAAAACAGCTGTTGCTATCAACATGGGGTACACCATGTTGGAAAAGGGAAAAGACGTGCTGTACGTCTCTTTGAGAAGTATACATTCAGTGGCACTTGCAGCAAAGAATATGCTAGGGATAATTGGGATTCCAGAAGGGGATGATCCTATCCGTCAAGTAAAAAAGTACCTAACTTCACTCCAGTGTGACATGTTGCTAATATTAGATAATGCTGAAGATTTGCAAGTAGCAGAGGAAAAAGGCATCAATCGCTTCTTGGAGGAAATAGGTCAGCATGCAAGAAATGTCACTACACTCATAACAAGTAGgattccattgaaaaagttggATTTTCCGTTCTTAGCCAAGCACATTGCCCTGAAACCTTTGGATGAACTGGAGTCATTTAATTTTCTGAAGTATCAAGGCATATTAGATCAACAAGCCCGAAGATTTGCCAAGCCTAAAGTTTGCGGTGGTGTCCCATTGCTGCTTAAATTAACAGCATCATTTTTGAAGAGTAAAACAATTGATCCAGTTGAGCTTCATAGAAACCTTCAAAATTGTCCTCATAGTTTCTTGAAGATAAAGGATCCTAAGATTCAGGAATTTTTTCTACTTCTTAAGGTGTTCTACAACCACCTGCAACCAGACGTGAAGAGAGCTCTTGCCTCACTTGCTGCTTTTCCCACAGTTTTTACCCGAGAAGAAGCGAAGAATGTTCTTTTTTGCAACAAGGATTATCTTGAGTTTCAAATATTGCTTAACACTCTTGAATCACACTCACTTGTTCAACGAGAGGGTGACAACAATTGTTTGCAGTACAGCTTACACCCCTTGGTGCAAGCTTTTTGCAAAGCATGCGATGAGAATGAATGCAAAGGATACAAAACTGCAATCAGGATTTTTTCGTGGCATTATCTTTCACTTCTGCAACAACTGCATGTTAATTTCATCACCACAAACTGCAAACCTGTCATAGACAAATACCATGTGAACAAAGTCAACATCTGCCATGCCCTTGCTGTGTCAACAGATGatgaatttttgaaacaatATGGGGTTAATGTATCAACTGAGACTGTGAATTTCCTGGCAAAAGTCATGAACATGGATGAATTCATGACCTCTTATAATGGATTTGTTAAAGTTGCCAGAAGCCTCCCAGACAAAACATTGTATAGTGAGTGCCTCATATCCATCGGATTTAAACAACTCTGTTACCATGGCTACATGGCTGCTTGCCGCACGGATGCAATGAAGAACCTTCAAGAAGCACATGATCTCCAGAATCATCTAGGAAAAGGTGATACAGAATGCTTGGGTCATTGCAAATGCAAGCTTGGCCTCTGCACTTTTATCTTGGGTGACAAAAGAAGAGGCATCTCGCTTATTGCTCAAGGCATTGGTGTTCGCAAGAGACTTGAGCATTGCACGAATGCAGGGAAAATGGAGCGCATGCTTGTGGCTGGGGGATTTTCTGACCTAGCAAGTAAGAAGAACTTGTATTGCCctctttgaaataatttttgtttttagtaatgataataattattatttattatatgactagctccgtgagcgggcaagatgaaccaaatcgcgcgctctgattggctacccgagcgggcaagatggagcgatactgcctgcgtgggatttctcgcttggtcccgcaagatcaaagatcattttttggtgttttaagtcatataataaatcctttattgaccaagattgttcggtcacgatgactggatattggccaagttctttttttgcgtgtttatggacctcgacttcgtctcggtccataaacacgcaaaaaaagaatttggccaatatccagtcatcttgacctcacgcttggtcaataacccatacttattattatacatcagactcactatgaaaaatctgattggtcgagagcattcaatcaattcacaatagcttgtgaacttgacatgataaatgtaatatctgctgcagttATTatatttatcatgtcaagttcaacgtctgcctggttactaagccccttggagtgttctcagaaacaaaatggcttgtgtctgtgttatctgcctcagccttcagcttcggctgataacacagacctcggttttggtaattcatgatatcatgctcaacctcatccaataattgtttattattagtTCTGATTCATTGGTGCACGGTTGTCACCCTGCAATTGCTGTAATTACTGCCATTATTACCATTGACCTGCAGGAGACAAAATGTGCTCTCAATCTACTGGTGTTAAGTTCTTTAATCAAAAGATCAACTGAAGTATTACATTTTACAGCCATAGATCACATATTCTATCGGCATACATCAAGATATCCGATAATGTAGAACTGACATACATTAGTCACGTAACATCCCTCTTTCTTTGGaatgaaaacaacaagaaataaaaaaaaaatgacaaatgaaaaaaataattaaataaaataaaataatcaacACGGGAATCATCATATTCCTCCAATCAATGTTCAATGATTAGTGTATCAGTGTCTTTAGCAATAATCAATCATAATGTCCATGTCAGGTCCAGTCTCCACAATAGATAAAAAATCCCTAGAATCCTAGCGAGCATAGTCCTTAAGATAAGCAGGTTCCTTGATGGTTCTTTTGGGTCGTTGTTGGACAATAACAGCAGCAGGTGTAGTTCGCTGTTCTTTCGGTTGATGGCTGGTCCCAGGTTTCGGTTTGTTGGGGCTTGCAGCTAGGGTCTGATTCTGGTTCTTGTTCTGAGTCGTTTCCGGGTTACCCTTACGATCTTGCGCTGGTGACTTTGTTGGGATGGTCTGTGTTTGTTTTAGGTCAATTCGGTTGCGACGGTAAGCTCCATTGGTGGACTCTACCTCATAAGATCTTTCATCATATCGCTTGGTCACTGTCGCTTTTTTCCACTCTAAATGGTCTCATTCTTACCACATCCCCTTCTTCCAATGGGGAAAGGTCTCAGGTGCCCTTGTTGTAGTATTTGACTTGTCATGCTTGTCTTTCCCGAGTCTCCTTCTTAACTGCTTCAGCACGCACAGACTGTGGTCTTAATAAAGCATTGGTAGTAGGGAGTTGCATTTTACAACGTCGACCTAACAACCGCTGGGCTGGACTGTACCCATTGATTCAGTGGGGGTGTTCCTTAGTGCTAGGACTGCAAGGTAGATGTCTCTGCTGGTTTCTTTCGTCTTCCGCTTTGCCATTCGTCTGTTGGTGTCCAGGACTCCCCGTGCAGTGCTCGAAACCCCATTCGCTTGCAAAACTTTGTCTTTTAATGTCTAcaaatgttgtttgcattttgtcTTTACAGTGGCCATGTTTACCAGTGGTCAGTATCAAGCAGCTGTGAACATCTGGAAGAACATCTGTTTGGTCAGGTATGATGATCTGTTGGGCAGACACCCCTTTACAGCATCACTGCTGGATTACATGGGTGAAGCCTATGGGAAACTTGGCTATCTTCGAAAAGCTGTGGACTTTAAGGAAAAGTCACTTACAATGAGACGTTTTCTCCTTGGTAATTggtttgtattgtattgttaatatatataagtttttttttttggtgggggggggggggcgtatgttaaaaaatttctttaattaacAATGATAAATATCTCTCACTGGGCAACTTCCAAACACTTAATATAAGTTACGTCCCACAGTTTTCCAGTACAATTTGCACATGGGGCTTTAATTGAAGTGGGAAAACAAACTGCCATTACTTACGACAATGAGtttaataaaatatttcttacattTTAAGATCTTGGAATGAAACAACATAAACGTCTACATTTATCAACCTGTATTGTAGAATGCAGTTCACTAAATTGGTCAGTTTTATAGCAGACCTACTATTTGAGAGATACAAGTAGTATTTCGAACTTTCCATCTGTGTATTAGTTTGATTAATAGAGTAAACTGAGGAAGCTGACATTTTGAGGTTGGcgcaggacttcaacggggtttgaacccgtgacctcgcgataccggtgcgacgctcaaaccaactgagctataaagccactgacgttgagagctggtcatttgtgggttctaatgttcccgtgaggaatcaatcaacgatgaaatgatatatgaaatggatgatgtatgattcattcctcacgggaacattggaacccacaaatgaccagctcccaacgtcagtggcttcatagctcagttggttagagcgtcgcaccggtatcgcgaggtcaggggttcaaaccccgttgaagtcctgaatttttcaggcttctttacgtaattgcaaaaattgcgttcataactgcgaggatcatagcttcacttaaaggAATCTTTACTGACGTCGTTGTCCGCATTTTGTTTCATTCTAGTTTTCTCACAGATGGCATCATGCCATTTGACAAGTAGATTCCAttttgccgtgcgtctgttcagtaatagatcacaaatgacgtcaaaatgtggcacACCAAGcaatagccgagtgtgtcactgatgttcttaccacattttgtgatctattactgaacagacgcacggcaacatggaatccaTTTGTGTTTTTATGATAGTAGAAGTTTTTGGTGGTGATGTCCGGTGTGTGTCTGCCCGCTAATAGATCGTTGAGAAAtaatcaaaatgcgtgcattattGCGCTTATCATAACTTATCatacaataatattacaaatTGACCTCAAAAGCTAAAATAACTTATTAAACTTAGTTAACTCTccagttttaagccttttagcttcatataacgagccagttattagcctcaaaaactgataaattcttgggtgacAAAGGCGCTATAAATGATCCCAGACATTCTTTGTAAGATTTCGAATTTGCAAAGTATCATTTATCGGGTTCAATTTTTCAGAGTCGTTGTGcgatgcactttcaatattcagtacttttcGAGGGTTGAAGAGGATTAATCACATTAATCGGATGTTCATTATTCCGTTATCCCTGCTTGAAATTTTTCGTTATGCCATTCCAGTAAAAAACAACTCATTATTCCGTTGAAAGAATCTACTTATTCCGTTCGACAAATCGATTATTCCAAAGGAAGTCGTTATTCTGCCCCACAAAATATCCGTTATTCTTATTCCATTATTCCTCTTCACCGCCCGATACTTTATTCTCGGCAGACTTATTAAGAAACAACGGCCTTGTGCTAATAAACGGTCAGCGTAGAATGCAGACTGCCAATTCTGAAAATAAGAATTCCCTCGACAATAATCTTCGCTAATTGACGACGAGACATTCCCGCCAGAGTTTATGTAgtcgtttctgattggtcgCAAAACGATCACTTGACGTCATAGCCTGCGCATGCGCCTCGCCGTGAAACCTTTTTCCTTTAATTCCAACCTTATGCCTAATTCTGCCTAAAACCATTCTTAGtcctaaggttagcattatcAAAGGATCCGTTTCTGCAGTCTGGATTTTACTGGTCTGCGGTTTGACCGTTGTACCGTTTTACGATTGCTTTGAAGGATGCCAATCAACTTGATTTGTTGCAGACTTTTATATTGTTGGCTTTTATTGCCACGGAACGCGCGCGTTGCATATCACCCCAAAAGACGGCTTCAAAGGAGACAAGGCCTCTGAAAGTAGAAAAGTCTATCCAGCactaataaaagaaaatcaCTCTAACAATGGATAAAAGGAAGGATTTCAAATCTCTTATGCGTTTGTTTGATTTCCTAGGAGATGAGCACTTGGACACAGCCAGAGCCTATTATGGTCTGGGCCGTGCTCTTGGGGCCCTAGGATCCACCGACGACGCTCTGGAGAGTTTGAACAAAGCTCGCAGTATTCAAGTCCGTGTTCTTGCCTCCCAGCATGATATcgacaaaactgaaaaagaaatcaattccTTACGAGGACGAGAAAGGGCGGAGTCTCCATGCCGCATGCTGCAACAGATGCAGATTGAAAACCGAGGTGCGTTTTGTCGAGATATGCCTTCACCTCTGACAACATAAGTCACTGGGGAACTCGAGCAGAAGCGAGAACCTCATCTAAGAATGCAACTTTGCACGTGTTCGGTTTGCCAAGTGCATAGCAACTATCCAGAAATTTAGCTCGTACCATCGGTGAAGGAGACCAGAGAGAAAATTGGAAATTTATCGTTATTTGTTCACGCCCTCCAtgtaacctcaaatttggtcatttcacgtcgttgtcaggacgagaacggcaaagaggTGTACCATGATGTAAAATGCTAGTTCTGGGCGTGCAGATCCATTGACGCTTTTTGTCTCCTTAAAACTGCATTTCCTACTTTTGTGTGGCTTTTTATTCTCGCCGATATCGCCTTTGCTAGAGGTTCCTATTTTAGACTCCTTTATTTACTTGTCGCATTTGCGCGCGTCTTTTATGGATTTGCACAGACTTCATTTTATCATGTGGATTGGAGGAATGTTTGCCTTTTGTTTCTCACCTTCCCTGCGACAACAACAGACTAGAGTGTCTGGAAGTGTTTGTTTTTCACGTTTCTCCAAATTACGAGTGTCAGATGCACACCAATTCTCGACAAACGCCGCGAAGTGTCCCCTTCAGTATAAGCGTCAAGTTCGTGTTGTAAACAATAAAGTTATAACGTAGTCGTTCGTGTCGTGTTATCTTTAAGGTAGAGTTTTTCAAAGTGGACCtagtagatgttgttaacccgtTTCGCCCCGAGGGGGCCCTCAATGGTGAAGCCACCCCTCTCCTCCGTCTCATCTGATGTTAGACACAGGTAACAGCTGTGAAGTGGCACCATtggaagtgaaagggttaattaacttTGTATAAGTGTACTTTAGGAGCAGACCCATGGGAACACTTTGTGGCTGTATTTCTGGACACTTGTGACCGTTTTGAAGTTGAGAAAAACGGCGAAAAATCCTCAATAAATACTTTTCGGGTTCGACAATCATTTTGTCAAGATTTGGAACACCACTGTGGCTGCATATGTCTCAAAATCCTGCTAAGTTTTTGAGCGTTTTTTGGGCGCTATGAATCCACCCCTTTTGGTCAAAAAGGAAGATGTTTGAATGCATGAAGCTTTAATTTTCCTTAAGtgttcattttttgtttttgtttttttgttgttttttttttgttcgtttgttttgttttcttgttttcttgtccTTAGAACA
The sequence above is a segment of the Montipora foliosa isolate CH-2021 chromosome 2, ASM3666993v2, whole genome shotgun sequence genome. Coding sequences within it:
- the LOC137988789 gene encoding uncharacterized protein produces the protein MDEASKERLRRLRIHISRSMNARMVVEGLYAEGILDFDDREEVLAETTTQHKVLKLLDVLPFKGPQAFNAFLKALRTFGYEFLANQIQSEFSGDATGNNERKPTSFGIPKKVPKFIGREDICENILSLLISCGDDATSLISLVAPPGFGKTAVAINMGYTMLEKGKDVLYVSLRSIHSVALAAKNMLGIIGIPEGDDPIRQVKKYLTSLQCDMLLILDNAEDLQVAEEKGINRFLEEIGQHARNVTTLITSRIPLKKLDFPFLAKHIALKPLDELESFNFLKYQGILDQQARRFAKPKVCGGVPLLLKLTASFLKSKTIDPVELHRNLQNCPHSFLKIKDPKIQEFFLLLKVFYNHLQPDVKRALASLAAFPTVFTREEAKNVLFCNKDYLEFQILLNTLESHSLVQREGDNNCLQYSLHPLVQAFCKACDENECKGYKTAIRIFSWHYLSLLQQLHVNFITTNCKPVIDKYHVNKVNICHALAVSTDDEFLKQYGVNVSTETVNFLAKVMNMDEFMTSYNGFVKVARSLPDKTLYSECLISIGFKQLCYHGYMAACRTDAMKNLQEAHDLQNHLGKGDTECLGHCKCKLGLCTFILGDKRRGISLIAQGIGVRKRLEHCTNAGKMERMLVAGGFSDLAMAMFTSGQYQAAVNIWKNICLVRYDDLLGRHPFTASLLDYMGEAYGKLGYLRKAVDFKEKSLTMRRFLLGDEHLDTARAYYGLGRALGALGSTDDALESLNKARSIQVRVLASQHDIDKTEKEINSLRGRERAESPCRMLQQMQIENRGAFCRDMPSPLTT